The Paramormyrops kingsleyae isolate MSU_618 chromosome 11, PKINGS_0.4, whole genome shotgun sequence genome includes a window with the following:
- the bmal1b gene encoding basic helix-loop-helix ARNT like 1b isoform X6: protein MADQRMDVSSTMNEFMPAGRTDLISSSVSTAGLDFTRKRKGSSADHQIDGFSFEDTMDMETEKELVRECMDQQGRLKNAREAHSQIEKRRRDKMNSFIDELASLVPTCNAMFRKLDKLTVLRMAVQHMKTLRGTANPYTEANYKPAFLSDDELKHLILRAADGFLFVVGCDRGKILFVSESVSKILNYNQNDLIGQSLFDYLHPKDIAKVKEQLSSSDTAPRERLIDAKTGLPVKTDIALGPSRLCSGARRSFFCRMKCNRPSVKMEDKEFPSTCSKKKDRKSFCTIHSTGYLKSWPPTKIGLDEDGEPDNEGCNLSCLVAIGRLHPHLIPQPTSEDIRVKPTEYISRHAIDGKFVFVDQRATAILGYLPQELLGTSFYEYFYQDDIGHLADCHRQVLQMHEKIHTNCYKFKIKDGSFINLRSRWFSFMNPWTKEVEYIVSTNTIVSGTSDFTDYSQLSASPQSMDGVLTPRDGMGKRALQTVPGIGGGTRPGAGKIGRMIAEEVMEIQRIRGSSPSSCGSSPLNFTPTSPPDSSSPGGKKIQNGEIPDIPAAGLVQGPDSIGFPYPSNSIMTGDNSHMGINIMDDPGSSPNNDEAAMAVIMSLLEADAGLGGPVDFSDLPWPL from the exons ATGGCAGACCAAAGAATGGACGTTTCCTCCACAATGAACGAGTTCATGCCCGCTGGCCGCACCGACCTAATCAGCAGCTCCGTCAGTACGGCTGGCCTGGACTTCACCCGCAAGAGGAAGGGCAGCTCTGCTGACCATCA aaTCGATGGATTTTCTTTTga GGATACCATGGACATGGAGACGGAAAAAGAGCTTGTAAG GGAGTGTATGGATCAGCAAGGCCGCCTGAAGAACGCCAG GGAAGCCCACAGCCAGATCGAGAAGAGGCGTCGGGACAAGATGAACAGCTTCATTGACGAGTTGGCGTCCCTGGTGCCCACCTGCAACGCCATGTTCCGCAAGCTGGACAAGCTGACGGTGCTGCGCATGGCCGTCCAGCACATGAAGACGCTACGCG GGACTGCAAACCCCTACACTGAGGCAAACTACAAACCCGCATTCCTCTCGGACGATGAACTGAAGCACTTAATTTTGAGG GCCGCCGATGGCTTTCTGTTCGTCGTCGGCTGCGATCGCGGCAAGATCCTCTTCGTATCCGAATCCGTCTCCAAGATCTTAAACTACAACCAA AATGACCTCATTGGCCAGAGTCTGTTTGACTACCTGCACCCGAAAGACATAGCCAAGGTGAAGGAGCAGCTGTCCTCGTCAGACACCGCACCGAGGGAAAGACTCATAGATGCCAAAA CTGGCCTTCCGGTGAAGACCGACATCGCCCTTGGGCCTTCCAGACTGTGTTCTGGGGCAAGGCGGTCCTTCTTCTGCAGAATGAAGTGCAACCGTCCTTCTGTGAAGATGGAGGACAAGGAGTTCCCCTCCACCTGCTCCAAAAAGAAAG ACCGCAAGAGCTTCTGCACAATCCACAGCACCGGCTACCTTAAGAGCTGGCCGCCCACGAAGATTGGCCTGGACGAGGACGGCGAGCCGGACAACGAGGGCTGCAACCTCAGCTGTCTGGTAGCCATCGGCCGCCTGCACCCCCACCTCATCCCCCAGCCCACGAGTGAGGACATCCGCGTCAAGCCCACCGAGTACATCTCCCGGCACGCCATCGACGGCAAGTTTGTCTTCGTGGATCAGAG GGCCACTGCTATTCTTGGCTATTTACCCCAAGAGCTTCTGGGCACATCTTTCTATGAATATTTCTATCAAGATGATATTGGGCACCTTGCAGACTGCCATAGACAAG TGCTGCAAATGCATGAGAAGATCCACACAAATTGCTACAAGTTCAAGATAAAAGACGGTTCCTTCATCAACCTGAGAAGCCGCTGGTTCAGCTTCATGAACCCCTGGACCAAAGAAGTGGAATACATTGTTTCTACAAACACTATTGTCTC AGGTACAAGTGACTTCACAGACTATTCTCAGCTTTCTGCCTCCCCCCAGAGTATGGATGGTGTACTAACACCCAGAGATG GCATGGGGAAGCGGGCGCTTCAGACGGTACCTGGCATCGGCGGTGGCACGCGGCCAGGGGCAGGGAAGATCGGACGCATGATTGCAGAAGAGGTGATGGAGATCCAGAG GATTCGAGGATCATCGCCCTCTAGCTGTGGCTCCAGTCCCCTTAATTTCACCCCCACTTCCCCCCCAGATTCCTCCTCTCCAGGAGGAAAAAAG atcCAGAATGGTGAAATACCCGACATTCCTGCTGCAGGGTTAGTACAAGGACCAGACTCAATAGGCTTTCCATACCCCAGCAACTCCATAATGA CAGGTGACAACTCCCACATGGGTATTAACATCATGGACGATCCGGGCTCCAGCCCAAACAATGACGAGGCAGCCATGGCAGTCATCATGAGTTTGTTGGAAGCGGATGCAGGCCTGGGGGGTCCGGTTGACTTCAGTGACCTTCCCTGGCCCTTATGA